A region from the Dendropsophus ebraccatus isolate aDenEbr1 chromosome 1, aDenEbr1.pat, whole genome shotgun sequence genome encodes:
- the LOC138772043 gene encoding E3 ubiquitin/ISG15 ligase TRIM25-like isoform X1, with protein sequence MFFYRQSAMASAALRDELDCSICLITYTDPVMLRCGHNFCRLCIGRVLDTQDGAGVYSCPECREEYQERPALMRCLALCKLIENILLTPPTQTETGICCTYCVDSAVPAVRSCLHCEASLCDKHLRAHSKSPEHVLSEPSTSLEKRKCSVHKKMLEYYCTEDAACICVYCSAGEHRRHRVVTMDKASEKKKNKLRNVLQKLMKKREETEERVRIVEERRRKSQEKAAGEAERVTALFTDIRRRLDDLEKRVLNEISRQEKEESLSLSALIQQLEIKKDELSRKMRHIEELCNMADPLTVLQEPDTGDLCDPEEEGGDEDTGGHDRQLHDVDDLDVAVISDTFRTLCDIISSIRIYGEGPADILLDVNTADNNLLISDDLKTATRTEEEQNRPETAERFQDYYQVMSSRNFSSGRHYWDVEISRSGEWSVGMCYPSIDRRGDESGIGYNNKSWCMDSNNNQYSVTHDSEEIPLPDNISSDRFRICLDYEAGQLSFYELCDPIRHLHTFTATFTEPLHAALYVEEGSIKILGGGSNWEKPS encoded by the coding sequence TCAGCCATGGCGTCTGCTGCTCTGAGAGACGAGCTGGACTGTTCCATCTGTCTGATCACTTATACAGATCCTGTAATGCTGAGATGTGGCCACAACTTCTGCCGGCTCTGTATTGGTCGTGTGCTGGatacacaggacggggctggagtttattcctgtcctgaatgCAGAGAAGAGTATCAGGAGCGGCCTGCACTGATGAGATGCTTAGCTCTATGTAAACTAATAGAGAATATACTGCTGACTCCTCCAACACAGACAGAAACCGGGATCTGCTGCACTTACTGTGTGGACTCTGCTGTACCTGCTGTGAGATCCTGTCTGCActgtgaggcttctctgtgtgataaacacctgagagctcacagcaagtcaccagaacacgtcttatctgagcccagcacttccctggagaagaggaaatgttctgtCCATAAGAAGATGCTGGAATATTACTGCACTGAGGACGCTGCTTGTATCTGTGTCTATTGCTCAGCAGGAGAACATCGGAGACACCGGGTGGTGACAATGGATAAGGCCtctgagaagaagaagaataaactGAGAAATGTTCTCCAGAAACTGATGAAAAAGAGAGAGGAGACTGAGGAAAGAGTCCGGATtgtggaggagcgcaggagaaaatctcaagaaaaagcagctggagaagccgagagagtcactgccctgtttacagacatcaggagacggctggacgacctggagaagagggtcctgaacgagatctccaggcaggaaaaggaagagtcactgtcactgtctgctctgatccagcagctggaaataaagaaggacgagctgtccaggaagatgagacacattgaggagctgtgtaacatggcggatccactgactgtcttacaggaaccagacacaggtgacttgtgtgatcctgaggaggagggaggtgatgaggacactgggggacatgATAGACAGCTCCATGATGTAGATGATCTGGATGTGGCTGTGATCTCAGACACATTCCGCACATTATGTGACATAATATCAAGTATAAGGATCTATGGGGAGGGTCCTGCAGACATATTACTGGATGTAAACACAGCTGATAATAATCTCCTTATATCAGACGACCTGAAAACTGCAACCAGGACAGAAGAGGAGCAGAATCGtccagaaacagcagagagattcCAGGATTATTATCAAGTGATGAGCAGCAGGAATTTCTCCTCAGggcgacattactgggatgtggagatCAGTAGATCAGGGGAGTGGAGTGTTGGgatgtgttatcccagtatagACAGGAGGGGAGATGAGTCAGGCATTGGATATAATAACAAGTCCTGGTGTAtggatagtaataataatcaGTATTCAGTGACACATGACAGTGAAGAGATACCGTTACCTGACAATATCTCCAGTGATAGATTCAGGATCtgtctggattatgaggccgggcagctgtccttttatgagctgtgtgaccccatcagacacttacacaccttcaccgccaccttcaccgagccccttcATGCTGCATTATATGTAGAGGAAGGTTCTATAAAGATATTAGGGGGAGGCAGCAACTGGGAGAAACCATCATAA
- the LOC138772043 gene encoding E3 ubiquitin/ISG15 ligase TRIM25-like isoform X2, with translation MASAALRDELDCSICLITYTDPVMLRCGHNFCRLCIGRVLDTQDGAGVYSCPECREEYQERPALMRCLALCKLIENILLTPPTQTETGICCTYCVDSAVPAVRSCLHCEASLCDKHLRAHSKSPEHVLSEPSTSLEKRKCSVHKKMLEYYCTEDAACICVYCSAGEHRRHRVVTMDKASEKKKNKLRNVLQKLMKKREETEERVRIVEERRRKSQEKAAGEAERVTALFTDIRRRLDDLEKRVLNEISRQEKEESLSLSALIQQLEIKKDELSRKMRHIEELCNMADPLTVLQEPDTGDLCDPEEEGGDEDTGGHDRQLHDVDDLDVAVISDTFRTLCDIISSIRIYGEGPADILLDVNTADNNLLISDDLKTATRTEEEQNRPETAERFQDYYQVMSSRNFSSGRHYWDVEISRSGEWSVGMCYPSIDRRGDESGIGYNNKSWCMDSNNNQYSVTHDSEEIPLPDNISSDRFRICLDYEAGQLSFYELCDPIRHLHTFTATFTEPLHAALYVEEGSIKILGGGSNWEKPS, from the coding sequence ATGGCGTCTGCTGCTCTGAGAGACGAGCTGGACTGTTCCATCTGTCTGATCACTTATACAGATCCTGTAATGCTGAGATGTGGCCACAACTTCTGCCGGCTCTGTATTGGTCGTGTGCTGGatacacaggacggggctggagtttattcctgtcctgaatgCAGAGAAGAGTATCAGGAGCGGCCTGCACTGATGAGATGCTTAGCTCTATGTAAACTAATAGAGAATATACTGCTGACTCCTCCAACACAGACAGAAACCGGGATCTGCTGCACTTACTGTGTGGACTCTGCTGTACCTGCTGTGAGATCCTGTCTGCActgtgaggcttctctgtgtgataaacacctgagagctcacagcaagtcaccagaacacgtcttatctgagcccagcacttccctggagaagaggaaatgttctgtCCATAAGAAGATGCTGGAATATTACTGCACTGAGGACGCTGCTTGTATCTGTGTCTATTGCTCAGCAGGAGAACATCGGAGACACCGGGTGGTGACAATGGATAAGGCCtctgagaagaagaagaataaactGAGAAATGTTCTCCAGAAACTGATGAAAAAGAGAGAGGAGACTGAGGAAAGAGTCCGGATtgtggaggagcgcaggagaaaatctcaagaaaaagcagctggagaagccgagagagtcactgccctgtttacagacatcaggagacggctggacgacctggagaagagggtcctgaacgagatctccaggcaggaaaaggaagagtcactgtcactgtctgctctgatccagcagctggaaataaagaaggacgagctgtccaggaagatgagacacattgaggagctgtgtaacatggcggatccactgactgtcttacaggaaccagacacaggtgacttgtgtgatcctgaggaggagggaggtgatgaggacactgggggacatgATAGACAGCTCCATGATGTAGATGATCTGGATGTGGCTGTGATCTCAGACACATTCCGCACATTATGTGACATAATATCAAGTATAAGGATCTATGGGGAGGGTCCTGCAGACATATTACTGGATGTAAACACAGCTGATAATAATCTCCTTATATCAGACGACCTGAAAACTGCAACCAGGACAGAAGAGGAGCAGAATCGtccagaaacagcagagagattcCAGGATTATTATCAAGTGATGAGCAGCAGGAATTTCTCCTCAGggcgacattactgggatgtggagatCAGTAGATCAGGGGAGTGGAGTGTTGGgatgtgttatcccagtatagACAGGAGGGGAGATGAGTCAGGCATTGGATATAATAACAAGTCCTGGTGTAtggatagtaataataatcaGTATTCAGTGACACATGACAGTGAAGAGATACCGTTACCTGACAATATCTCCAGTGATAGATTCAGGATCtgtctggattatgaggccgggcagctgtccttttatgagctgtgtgaccccatcagacacttacacaccttcaccgccaccttcaccgagccccttcATGCTGCATTATATGTAGAGGAAGGTTCTATAAAGATATTAGGGGGAGGCAGCAACTGGGAGAAACCATCATAA